In Alphaproteobacteria bacterium, one DNA window encodes the following:
- the der gene encoding ribosome biogenesis GTPase Der, whose product MLTLVIAGRPNVGKSTLFNRLAGKKLALVAPEPGVTRDWQEAECELNGVSFRLIDTAGWDVGHDPGSVAARARLQTERALALADAALFVVDARAGLTAEDRDAAKRLRREGLPVILLANKCDSGFVPGTFDELYELGMDEAIPVSAEHGDGLADLSRTIAALSPQPEEEFSETDEVSDEAAVADLPPLRLAIVGRPNVGKSTLVNALLGQERVLTGPEPGLTRDTIAVTMDWHGHSVRLVDTAGLRRSARVTEDLEHDAVHESMRAIRLAEVVVLLLDATEPSQHQDMDIAARVETEGRVLVIVANKWDKVKDPDATMRALRDRLGRSLGQLPDVPVVTLSALRGEGLGQLMSTVAATWRRWNSRASTGSLNRWLAEATEAQPAPMVAGRRIKIRYITQIKARPPTFVLWMNKPLDLPQSYMRYLARSLGRRFDLAGIPLRWLKRKGDNPYATKTGCDGPRAKRRPRSSNKR is encoded by the coding sequence ATGCTTACTTTGGTCATTGCCGGGCGTCCGAATGTCGGCAAGTCCACGTTATTCAATCGTCTGGCGGGAAAAAAGCTGGCCCTTGTCGCTCCCGAACCGGGCGTCACGCGCGACTGGCAAGAAGCCGAATGCGAATTGAATGGCGTATCTTTCCGTCTGATCGATACCGCAGGCTGGGATGTCGGACATGATCCCGGCTCGGTCGCCGCCCGCGCCCGTCTTCAAACAGAACGCGCCCTTGCCCTGGCCGATGCGGCCTTGTTCGTCGTCGATGCCCGCGCCGGACTGACCGCCGAAGATCGCGACGCCGCCAAGCGTCTGCGGCGCGAGGGGTTGCCGGTTATCCTGCTGGCCAATAAATGTGACAGCGGTTTTGTGCCCGGCACATTCGATGAGCTGTACGAATTGGGCATGGACGAGGCCATCCCGGTTTCCGCCGAGCATGGCGACGGGCTGGCCGATCTTTCGCGCACCATCGCGGCCCTTTCCCCGCAGCCCGAGGAAGAGTTTTCCGAAACGGACGAGGTGTCAGACGAGGCCGCAGTCGCAGATCTGCCGCCTTTGCGTTTGGCCATCGTGGGACGGCCCAATGTCGGGAAATCGACACTGGTCAATGCGTTGCTAGGCCAGGAACGTGTGTTGACAGGTCCCGAGCCGGGATTGACGCGCGATACCATCGCGGTGACCATGGATTGGCACGGCCACAGTGTCCGCCTGGTGGATACGGCAGGGTTGCGCCGCTCGGCGCGGGTCACCGAAGACCTTGAACATGACGCGGTTCATGAATCCATGCGCGCCATACGCTTGGCCGAAGTCGTGGTGTTGCTGTTGGACGCGACCGAACCATCCCAGCATCAAGATATGGATATCGCCGCCCGGGTCGAAACCGAAGGCCGAGTCCTGGTGATCGTGGCCAATAAATGGGACAAAGTGAAAGACCCCGATGCCACGATGCGCGCGCTGCGCGACCGGCTGGGGCGTTCCTTGGGCCAGCTGCCCGATGTGCCTGTGGTCACGCTTTCGGCCTTGCGCGGCGAAGGACTGGGCCAGTTGATGTCCACCGTGGCCGCCACATGGCGACGCTGGAACTCACGCGCATCGACCGGTTCGTTAAACCGCTGGCTGGCCGAGGCCACCGAGGCGCAACCCGCGCCGATGGTCGCAGGGCGGCGCATCAAGATTCGCTATATCACCCAGATCAAGGCGAGGCCGCCGACCTTTGTTCTATGGATGAACAAGCCCTTGGACCTGCCGCAATCCTATATGCGCTATCTGGCGCGCAGCCTGGGCCGCCGGTTCGATTTGGCAGGCATTCCCTTGCGTTGGCTGAAGCGCAAGGGCGATAACCCCTATGCCACCAAGACAGGTTGCGACGGGCCACGCGCGAAGAGGCGTCCGCGTTCTTCGAACAAACGCTGA
- a CDS encoding YdcF family protein: MFRRFVRLLMLLVFLSGLLWVGGFAGFMASVLHQPGMESPAKAPVADVIVVLTGGADRIAAAVDLLKLGKGRKLLISGIPASVPLADVLSGVDVSEFLRECCIIAGRTADNTKENVRETQEWIRTEGASSVLLVTANYHMPRSLLLFRTGLPDTIIFPYPVSPSQMHLDLWWMNPARLRLLSGEYNKYLATLLDLRWETVHE; encoded by the coding sequence ATGTTCCGTCGATTCGTCCGTCTGCTGATGCTTCTGGTGTTCCTGTCCGGCCTGTTATGGGTGGGCGGGTTCGCCGGATTCATGGCCAGCGTCCTCCATCAACCCGGCATGGAATCTCCCGCCAAAGCGCCGGTGGCCGATGTGATCGTCGTCCTGACCGGTGGTGCCGACCGTATCGCCGCCGCCGTCGATCTGCTGAAGCTGGGCAAGGGCCGCAAGTTGCTGATATCGGGAATCCCCGCATCGGTTCCCTTGGCCGATGTCCTAAGCGGAGTCGATGTCTCCGAATTCTTGCGAGAATGCTGCATCATCGCCGGTCGCACAGCCGACAACACCAAGGAGAACGTGAGAGAGACGCAAGAATGGATCCGCACCGAAGGCGCCAGCTCGGTTTTGCTGGTGACGGCCAATTATCACATGCCGCGCAGTCTGCTGTTGTTCCGCACGGGACTGCCTGACACCATTATCTTTCCCTATCCCGTCTCTCCGTCGCAGATGCATTTAGATCTGTGGTGGATGAACCCGGCGCGGCTGCGCCTTTTGTCGGGCGAGTATAATAAATACCTCGCCACATTGCTGGACCTGCGGTGGGAGACCGTGCACGAATGA
- a CDS encoding 1-acyl-sn-glycerol-3-phosphate acyltransferase, which yields MTGPILASRLRRILFATVYSVWIGFCCLGLLIVLAMPERVYLYFLTWFFRSLAWIERVVLGLSYHVEGLENLPRHGAYIVAAKHHSAWETLKLFVMLRNPAIVAKRELFALPFWGWYMRRSGAIPIDRGQGARTVARLIASARAATQAQRPIVIFPEGTRTLPGQHRRYQVGVILLAQRLKLPIVPMAHNAGLFWPRRGMPHSRGTITVRFLPALTPQDDAASLMRSLEECLEEQCNAILPKSPGAPDCV from the coding sequence ATGACAGGACCCATTCTCGCTTCGCGGTTACGCCGAATTTTGTTTGCGACGGTCTATTCTGTCTGGATTGGCTTTTGCTGCTTGGGCCTGCTGATCGTTCTGGCGATGCCTGAACGGGTTTACCTGTATTTTCTGACTTGGTTCTTTCGCAGCTTGGCATGGATTGAGCGCGTGGTTCTGGGGCTGAGTTACCACGTCGAGGGCTTGGAAAATCTTCCCCGTCACGGTGCCTATATCGTCGCGGCCAAGCATCACTCGGCCTGGGAAACTCTGAAGCTGTTCGTGATGCTGCGCAACCCGGCGATCGTCGCCAAGCGTGAGCTGTTCGCCCTGCCTTTTTGGGGATGGTATATGCGCCGATCGGGGGCCATCCCCATTGATCGCGGACAGGGTGCGCGCACGGTCGCCCGTCTGATAGCCAGTGCCCGCGCGGCTACCCAGGCGCAGCGTCCCATCGTCATTTTCCCCGAAGGAACGCGCACCCTGCCCGGCCAGCACCGCCGCTACCAGGTCGGCGTTATCCTGCTGGCTCAACGCCTGAAACTTCCCATCGTGCCGATGGCGCACAATGCCGGGCTGTTCTGGCCGCGACGCGGAATGCCCCATAGCCGTGGCACCATCACCGTCCGATTCTTACCTGCCTTGACGCCTCAAGACGATGCGGCGTCTTTGATGCGCAGCTTAGAGGAATGTCTGGAAGAACAGTGCAACGCCATATTGCCTAAATCACCCGGAGCGCCCGATTGCGTGTAA
- a CDS encoding pentapeptide repeat-containing protein, which produces MTFCDASGLDLSSRDMAECEFVGSYLERVNLERSNLKGANLFGVNLSSARMRSCNLERSDMRGVTLNSTDLQDANMQFADIREGYILKLHPNGTYVAIRRNEAELNHAIMNNANLAGAKLGMAMACQTQLMNANLAGAQLANANLTGSDMRGANLENADLSGAILSGCLLHGADLHGAILSATIMDGADLTAANVHEVDLVDADTTGMIRSKHLDFMEVPLEQILADHRTWIDSMCAKGVQANFSNITMEGLDLRDRDLSASIMNLATLNSSTFTRCKLAMASLKYVLAIEADFSHADLRGVNLEGANLNRCNLTGANLGAVALIGAERRRWPANLHGVKLQKARLCQANLQDVNLCHANLRGADLRGANLRGASLVDADLSGANVEGVDMTAVDKRYTIGLS; this is translated from the coding sequence ATGACCTTCTGCGATGCCTCTGGACTTGATCTGTCGTCTCGGGACATGGCCGAATGCGAGTTCGTCGGTTCATATCTTGAACGCGTCAATCTGGAGCGGAGCAACCTGAAAGGGGCCAACCTGTTTGGCGTCAACCTGTCATCCGCTCGCATGCGCAGTTGCAATCTCGAAAGATCCGATATGCGTGGCGTGACGCTGAATAGCACTGACTTGCAAGACGCGAATATGCAATTCGCGGATATCCGCGAGGGCTATATCCTAAAGTTACACCCCAACGGAACCTACGTCGCCATCCGCCGCAACGAGGCCGAGTTGAACCACGCGATCATGAACAACGCCAATCTGGCAGGCGCAAAACTGGGCATGGCCATGGCCTGCCAAACTCAATTGATGAATGCCAATCTAGCTGGCGCGCAACTGGCCAACGCCAACCTAACAGGGTCGGATATGCGCGGCGCGAATCTAGAAAACGCGGATTTAAGCGGCGCGATACTCAGCGGATGCCTATTGCACGGTGCAGACCTACACGGCGCAATACTTAGCGCCACCATCATGGACGGTGCCGACTTGACGGCGGCCAATGTCCATGAGGTGGATCTGGTGGATGCCGACACCACGGGCATGATTCGCTCGAAACATCTGGATTTTATGGAAGTTCCGCTTGAGCAGATTTTGGCCGACCATCGCACCTGGATTGACAGCATGTGCGCGAAAGGCGTTCAAGCCAATTTCTCCAATATCACGATGGAGGGCTTGGATTTACGTGATCGCGATCTATCGGCATCTATCATGAACCTAGCAACACTTAATTCCAGCACCTTCACACGCTGCAAGCTAGCCATGGCAAGTTTGAAATATGTCCTGGCCATCGAAGCAGACTTTAGTCACGCCGATTTACGAGGCGTCAATTTGGAAGGAGCCAATCTGAACCGTTGCAATCTCACCGGAGCCAATCTGGGCGCTGTCGCGCTGATCGGTGCCGAAAGGAGGCGCTGGCCTGCCAATCTCCACGGCGTGAAACTACAGAAAGCACGGCTTTGCCAAGCAAATTTACAGGACGTTAACCTTTGCCATGCCAATTTAAGGGGAGCAGATCTTCGCGGCGCAAATCTTAGAGGTGCCTCATTGGTCGATGCCGATCTAAGTGGCGCCAACGTCGAAGGTGTCGATATGACTGCGGTGGATAAGCGCTATACCATCGGCCTGTCATGA
- the thrS gene encoding threonine--tRNA ligase gives MSKPISADELQTMRHSCAHLMAAAVQKLWPGTRFGVGPATERGFYYDMELPQPLQLEDLEKIEQTMRQLAGKALPIERKEVPITQAIEVMDKAGQPYKVELLNLLRERGSTAVAEETGDAGVADDGEKAGVDSVSFYSLGDFTDLCRGPHVAHSGKTGAFKLMALAGAYWRGKPENPQLQRIHAVCFATQDELDFHLHQLAEAERRDHRRLGRELGLFHIQEEAVGSVFWHPKGWTLWLIVEQFIREQLAREGYVEVKTPQLLDRVLWEKSGHWEKFRANMFTTQADEERVLALKPMSCPCHVQIFKQGLKSYRDLPIRMAEFGACHRNESSGSLHGIMRTRAFVQDDAHIFCTPGQVKAETIAFCDLLRRVYAAFGYQDFCVKFSDRPPVRAGSDEVWDKAEAALKEAVEEAGLTYTLNPGEGAFYGPKLEFVLRDAIGRDWQCGTYQLDFVIPERLEASYIDEAGDKIVPVMIHRAILGSFERFLGVLIEHHAGAFPLWLAPVQAVVVPIADRHVPYARQVQEELMTGGLRVAVDDSNERMQKKIREAEMQKIPYILVVGDREAADKTAAMRLRSGENMGPTALDAIRTRLIEETTARR, from the coding sequence ATGTCCAAGCCGATTTCAGCCGATGAATTGCAGACCATGCGCCATTCTTGCGCTCATCTGATGGCCGCTGCCGTGCAAAAATTATGGCCCGGCACCCGCTTTGGCGTTGGTCCTGCCACTGAGCGCGGCTTCTATTACGATATGGAATTGCCCCAGCCCTTGCAGCTTGAGGACCTGGAGAAGATCGAACAGACGATGCGCCAATTGGCTGGTAAGGCCTTGCCGATCGAACGCAAAGAGGTGCCGATCACCCAAGCCATCGAGGTGATGGATAAGGCTGGTCAGCCCTATAAAGTGGAATTGCTGAATTTGCTGCGTGAGCGCGGCAGCACCGCCGTGGCCGAGGAAACCGGCGATGCCGGCGTGGCCGATGACGGCGAAAAGGCCGGGGTGGACAGCGTGTCCTTTTACAGCTTGGGCGACTTCACCGATTTGTGCCGTGGCCCCCATGTGGCCCATTCGGGCAAGACGGGAGCCTTCAAGCTGATGGCCCTGGCCGGCGCCTATTGGCGCGGCAAGCCCGAGAATCCGCAATTGCAGCGCATCCATGCCGTGTGTTTCGCAACGCAAGATGAATTGGATTTCCATCTGCACCAGCTGGCCGAGGCCGAGAGGCGCGATCATCGCCGTCTGGGACGCGAATTGGGCCTGTTCCATATCCAAGAAGAAGCCGTTGGCAGCGTGTTTTGGCATCCCAAGGGCTGGACGCTGTGGTTGATTGTCGAGCAATTCATCCGCGAGCAACTCGCGCGGGAAGGATATGTCGAGGTCAAGACGCCGCAATTGTTGGATCGGGTCTTGTGGGAGAAATCGGGCCACTGGGAAAAATTCCGCGCAAACATGTTCACCACCCAGGCCGATGAGGAACGTGTTCTGGCTCTTAAGCCCATGAGCTGCCCGTGCCATGTGCAAATCTTCAAGCAGGGCCTGAAAAGCTACCGCGATTTACCCATTCGCATGGCCGAGTTCGGCGCGTGCCATCGCAACGAGTCTTCGGGAAGCTTGCACGGGATCATGCGCACCCGCGCCTTTGTGCAAGACGACGCGCATATTTTCTGTACGCCCGGCCAGGTCAAGGCCGAGACGATCGCCTTTTGCGATCTGCTGCGCCGTGTCTATGCGGCTTTTGGCTATCAGGACTTCTGCGTGAAATTCTCCGACCGTCCGCCCGTGCGCGCCGGTTCGGACGAGGTATGGGACAAGGCCGAGGCGGCGTTGAAGGAAGCCGTGGAGGAGGCGGGATTGACCTACACGCTTAATCCGGGCGAAGGGGCGTTCTATGGGCCTAAGCTGGAATTCGTGTTGCGCGATGCCATCGGACGCGATTGGCAATGCGGCACCTATCAGCTCGATTTCGTGATCCCCGAGCGTTTGGAAGCCTCCTATATCGACGAGGCGGGCGATAAGATTGTGCCGGTGATGATCCACCGCGCCATTTTGGGATCTTTCGAACGCTTCCTAGGCGTGCTGATCGAACATCATGCCGGTGCCTTCCCGCTATGGCTGGCACCTGTTCAGGCCGTCGTGGTGCCGATTGCGGATCGCCATGTGCCCTATGCGCGGCAGGTGCAAGAGGAACTGATGACCGGCGGCCTGCGCGTTGCGGTGGATGACAGCAACGAGCGCATGCAAAAGAAGATCCGCGAAGCCGAGATGCAAAAGATTCCCTATATCCTGGTCGTGGGCGACCGCGAGGCGGCGGACAAAACCGCCGCCATGCGTCTGCGCAGCGGCGAAAATATGGGCCCAACCGCGCTGGATGCCATCCGCACCCGCTTGATCGAAGAGACAACAGCGCGGCGTTAA
- a CDS encoding response regulator, producing the protein MGYADKKILIIDDQPFIRTVVKRLLEKMGFAHFAEAEDGASGLSLLDEVKPDLVICDIEMQPIDGIVFLQHIKRDKHIDLNQMPVIFLTHHAEARIVQQARDLGIKSFVLKPPTQESLRQHIDLAFFGR; encoded by the coding sequence ATGGGATATGCAGACAAGAAAATCCTGATCATTGATGACCAGCCATTCATCCGCACGGTCGTCAAACGCCTATTGGAGAAAATGGGGTTCGCGCATTTCGCCGAAGCCGAAGATGGCGCATCTGGGCTTTCCCTATTGGACGAAGTCAAACCCGATCTGGTGATTTGCGATATTGAGATGCAGCCCATTGACGGCATCGTCTTCCTTCAACATATCAAGAGGGACAAGCACATCGATCTGAACCAGATGCCCGTCATTTTCCTGACACATCATGCCGAGGCGCGCATTGTCCAACAGGCGCGGGATCTGGGCATTAAATCATTCGTCCTCAAACCCCCCACACAAGAATCCCTGCGCCAACACATTGACCTTGCGTTCTTCGGTCGCTAA
- a CDS encoding site-specific DNA-methyltransferase, with protein sequence MNQPKSPSLPGLPLDTIIQGDCREGLASLPEACLDLVFADPPYNLQLQGKLLRPNQSKVDGVDDEWDKFASFKEYDAFTESWLTGCRRAMKDEASLWVIGSYHNIFRIGAMLMDMGFWIINDVIWHKTNPMPNFRGTRFQNATETMIWAQKSGGGKNPTFNYHAMKRLNDDKQMGNVWNIPLCTGSERIKGVDGVKAHATQKPLQLLYRVILASSNPGDVVLDPFMGSGTTAAAARILGRRFIGFEADPGYVSVARQRLEGLEAVAEPELLLSPSRRDRPRLPFSALVESQAIPAGTKLYSRNRRHEGVVMADSSVKTKAGIGSIHKSGALVQDLPACNGWDFWHLEDAQGALRPLDECRQKALENSGSSDTDTSSVPAKGQAAA encoded by the coding sequence ATGAATCAACCGAAAAGCCCGTCCCTGCCCGGTCTGCCGCTGGATACGATCATCCAGGGCGATTGCCGTGAAGGGCTGGCATCTCTGCCCGAGGCTTGCCTGGACCTGGTTTTCGCCGATCCGCCCTATAATTTGCAGTTACAAGGCAAATTGCTTCGCCCCAATCAAAGCAAGGTCGATGGCGTGGATGATGAATGGGACAAATTTGCCTCGTTCAAAGAATACGACGCCTTCACCGAATCATGGCTGACCGGCTGCCGCCGCGCCATGAAGGACGAGGCCAGCTTGTGGGTCATCGGCAGTTACCACAATATCTTTCGCATCGGCGCGATGCTGATGGATATGGGGTTTTGGATCATCAATGACGTGATCTGGCACAAGACGAATCCTATGCCCAATTTTCGCGGCACACGGTTTCAAAACGCCACGGAAACCATGATCTGGGCGCAAAAATCGGGCGGAGGGAAAAATCCCACGTTCAACTATCACGCCATGAAGCGGTTGAACGACGATAAGCAGATGGGCAATGTGTGGAACATCCCGCTATGCACCGGCTCTGAGCGCATAAAAGGCGTGGACGGCGTCAAGGCGCATGCGACGCAAAAACCTCTGCAATTGCTGTACCGCGTGATTCTGGCCTCCTCCAACCCTGGCGATGTGGTGCTGGACCCGTTCATGGGTAGCGGCACGACCGCCGCCGCCGCGCGCATCTTGGGACGGCGTTTTATCGGATTCGAGGCGGATCCGGGTTATGTAAGCGTGGCGCGGCAACGCCTAGAGGGGCTGGAGGCCGTGGCCGAGCCGGAATTGCTGCTCTCGCCCAGTCGCCGCGACAGGCCCCGCCTGCCCTTTTCGGCCTTGGTGGAGAGCCAGGCCATTCCGGCCGGTACAAAACTGTATTCCCGCAACCGGCGACATGAAGGCGTGGTGATGGCCGATTCCTCGGTCAAGACCAAGGCCGGCATCGGCTCGATCCACAAGTCCGGTGCGCTGGTCCAAGATTTGCCCGCCTGCAACGGATGGGATTTTTGGCACCTTGAAGACGCGCAAGGCGCTTTGCGCCCCTTGGATGAATGCCGGCAAAAAGCCTTGGAAAACAGCGGAAGTTCTGATACCGATACATCATCAGTCCCAGCAAAAGGCCAAGCGGCGGCCTGA
- a CDS encoding phosphatase PAP2 family protein encodes MTLPPRIKDWFSLPVIVIAGGLAAVLCLSLYPKADLAVSGLFFDSLAGNFPARMAWPFDMLHEGVQTGSRVIGVIFALGLVVSLLPRHRWLRSMGTWRVWAFLLVSLLLGPGLVANVALKDQWGRARPVQVEEFGGTAQFTPALLPSAQCDTNCSFVAGDPAFGFWLVAFAFVASPLRARRLFWMGMLAGFGLGLMRVAMGAHFASDALAAGVVIPITVALTYRIFFGQRLFEERGRLFARGPSQPVLVA; translated from the coding sequence TTGACGCTTCCGCCACGCATCAAGGACTGGTTTTCGTTGCCCGTCATCGTCATTGCAGGGGGCTTGGCGGCTGTTTTGTGTTTGTCATTGTATCCAAAGGCTGATTTGGCCGTCTCCGGGCTGTTTTTTGATTCTCTTGCGGGAAACTTTCCGGCTCGGATGGCCTGGCCTTTCGATATGTTGCATGAGGGCGTGCAAACGGGATCGCGCGTGATCGGCGTGATCTTTGCTCTCGGCTTGGTCGTTTCTTTGCTGCCTCGGCATAGATGGCTGCGCAGTATGGGCACATGGCGCGTTTGGGCCTTCTTGTTGGTCAGCCTGTTGCTGGGACCCGGCCTTGTGGCCAATGTCGCACTCAAAGACCAATGGGGACGCGCCCGCCCGGTTCAGGTGGAAGAATTCGGCGGGACGGCGCAATTCACCCCGGCTTTGTTGCCCAGCGCGCAATGCGACACGAATTGTTCCTTTGTGGCGGGTGATCCGGCCTTTGGGTTTTGGTTGGTGGCGTTTGCCTTTGTCGCTTCGCCTTTACGGGCGCGACGTCTTTTTTGGATGGGAATGCTTGCAGGTTTCGGGCTTGGCCTGATGCGCGTGGCCATGGGCGCGCATTTCGCCAGCGACGCCCTGGCCGCCGGAGTTGTCATTCCGATCACCGTTGCCTTGACCTATCGAATATTCTTTGGTCAGCGTTTGTTCGAAGAACGCGGACGCCTCTTCGCGCGTGGCCCGTCGCAACCTGTCTTGGTGGCATAG
- a CDS encoding PQQ-binding-like beta-propeller repeat protein, whose translation MTGFGLIPQGQKTLALAAMALSLVACDSQVGRWVGAEKDKPVVTGKRIPVLVDEQRLAPNDSVSGEQVALPEPKAGSDWPQSGGNPAHVPPHAALAEKVKSVWSVDIGAGTSRSLEILATPVAAGGKVYAMDAAGMVTALDAAKGKRVWQRDTAPDEEDKKAIGGGLALSGERLLASTGFGEVLALSVADGSVIWRRQIGQPLRAAPIVAEDRVIVIDITNRSHVLNLSDGTVQWTHRGMTEATALLGGATPAAENQVIVVPYSSGEVFALRAETGRVIWSDNIAVAARVGALPGLADIRAMPVIEGKHVLALSHSGRLVAFDLNAGQRVWEQSVGGSQTPVVAGQAVFVLSAKGQLAELARATGLVRWVKDLPACAKDEEDEKECDEALHWSGPVLAGWRLWLTNSAGELVEVTTEDGTITKRHHLSDASYLPPIVAEGTIYVLSQDGTLTAFR comes from the coding sequence ATGACAGGCTTTGGCTTGATCCCGCAAGGACAAAAAACCCTCGCCTTGGCGGCCATGGCTCTGTCCTTGGTTGCTTGCGACAGCCAAGTGGGTCGCTGGGTCGGCGCAGAAAAAGATAAGCCGGTTGTCACGGGAAAGCGCATTCCCGTCTTGGTGGACGAACAGCGTCTAGCCCCGAACGATAGCGTTTCGGGCGAACAGGTCGCATTGCCCGAGCCAAAGGCAGGAAGCGATTGGCCGCAAAGCGGCGGCAACCCGGCCCATGTCCCTCCACATGCGGCCCTGGCCGAAAAGGTCAAATCCGTTTGGTCGGTCGATATCGGCGCGGGAACCAGCCGTTCCCTGGAAATCCTGGCCACGCCCGTGGCGGCAGGCGGCAAGGTCTATGCCATGGACGCCGCCGGCATGGTCACGGCCTTGGATGCCGCCAAGGGCAAGCGCGTCTGGCAACGCGATACCGCGCCTGACGAAGAAGACAAAAAGGCCATCGGCGGCGGCCTGGCCCTGTCGGGTGAGCGTCTGCTTGCCAGCACGGGTTTTGGCGAAGTATTAGCCCTGTCGGTGGCCGATGGCAGCGTGATCTGGCGACGTCAAATAGGCCAACCTTTGCGCGCCGCGCCCATCGTGGCCGAAGATCGCGTGATCGTCATCGACATCACCAACCGTTCCCATGTCCTGAACCTGTCCGACGGCACCGTTCAATGGACGCATCGCGGCATGACCGAGGCCACGGCCCTTCTGGGCGGCGCGACGCCGGCGGCGGAGAATCAAGTGATCGTCGTCCCCTATTCCTCGGGCGAGGTCTTCGCTTTGCGCGCCGAGACGGGCCGCGTCATCTGGTCGGACAATATCGCCGTGGCGGCGCGCGTCGGGGCCTTGCCGGGCTTGGCCGATATCCGTGCCATGCCGGTGATCGAGGGCAAGCATGTGCTGGCCCTTAGCCACAGCGGACGCCTGGTGGCTTTTGATCTGAACGCAGGACAGCGCGTGTGGGAACAAAGCGTGGGCGGATCGCAAACCCCGGTCGTGGCGGGACAGGCGGTGTTCGTTCTAAGCGCCAAGGGCCAATTGGCCGAGCTGGCGCGCGCAACGGGCCTGGTGCGCTGGGTCAAAGACCTTCCCGCCTGCGCCAAGGACGAAGAAGACGAAAAAGAGTGCGACGAAGCCTTGCACTGGTCCGGTCCGGTTCTGGCGGGCTGGCGTTTATGGCTGACCAACTCGGCGGGTGAACTGGTGGAGGTGACCACCGAAGACGGCACCATCACAAAGCGCCACCATTTGAGCGACGCCTCGTATTTACCGCCCATCGTGGCCGAAGGGACGATCTATGTCCTTAGTCAAGATGGTACCCTGACCGCTTTCAGATAA